The following are from one region of the Paenibacillus protaetiae genome:
- a CDS encoding acyl-CoA thioesterase, with translation MDSLNFKRTAKPASESYTIKASIVLPPDTNHHGTIFGGKLMSYIDDVATIAATRHARRPVVTASTDSVDFLHPVRKGDAICLSAFVTWTHKTSMEVFVRVITEDLLTGERKVCATSFLTFVALGEDDRPTEVPAVIPGTPEEIKLFETAHERKEARKIRRQESKMFAQYLGVDYKLSRNERKTADLDAQTSDAFANAWDVPW, from the coding sequence ATGGATAGTTTAAACTTTAAACGCACTGCCAAACCGGCAAGTGAATCTTATACGATAAAGGCTTCGATTGTATTGCCTCCGGATACGAACCATCACGGCACGATTTTTGGCGGCAAGCTCATGTCTTATATTGACGATGTGGCAACTATCGCAGCTACGCGCCATGCGCGCCGTCCGGTCGTTACCGCTTCGACCGACTCGGTTGACTTCCTGCACCCTGTGCGCAAAGGCGACGCCATTTGCTTATCCGCTTTTGTCACATGGACGCACAAAACTTCAATGGAAGTATTTGTCCGCGTTATTACAGAAGACCTGCTGACCGGAGAACGCAAAGTATGCGCCACTTCCTTCCTGACGTTCGTTGCGCTTGGCGAAGACGACCGTCCGACAGAAGTGCCGGCTGTCATTCCGGGAACGCCGGAAGAAATCAAGCTGTTCGAAACGGCGCATGAGCGGAAGGAAGCCCGTAAAATCAGACGCCAGGAAAGCAAAATGTTTGCCCAATATCTCGGCGTAGACTACAAGCTCAGCCGCAATGAAAGAAAAACAGCGGATCTGGATGCACAAACATCCGATGCTTTCGCTAACGCTTGGGACGTGCCTTGGTAA
- a CDS encoding LysR family transcriptional regulator has translation MDIRHLKYFTAVAQNGSFTRAAEELHISQPTLSKMVRLLEQELEVELFDRSAKQIELTDAGKTILRSSLHIMNAMENMQLELQDVVHLERGTLRLGMPPMIGGKFFATIIEKFHLRYPKVDIKVEEKGGKSIETHVESGELDAGIVILPVETASLFYMQPLLEERLMVVTDRDHRLAGEKRVTLTELEEEPFILFVQDFRLHHLVKEACLKTGYTPKIVFESSQWDFMTEMVAARLGITLLPETVCHSLDTKRFAVIELDHTDLRWRLAMIWNKEKYMSFVGREWVKFVQEHFDRQEERAEG, from the coding sequence ATGGACATCCGCCATCTCAAATATTTTACCGCCGTTGCGCAAAACGGCAGCTTTACGCGAGCCGCCGAAGAGCTCCATATTTCCCAGCCTACCTTGTCCAAAATGGTCCGCTTGCTCGAGCAGGAGCTGGAGGTGGAGCTGTTCGACCGTTCAGCGAAACAAATTGAATTAACCGACGCCGGAAAAACGATATTGCGTTCATCGCTTCATATTATGAACGCGATGGAAAACATGCAGCTGGAGCTTCAGGATGTTGTCCATCTTGAACGGGGCACACTTCGGCTTGGCATGCCGCCGATGATCGGGGGCAAATTTTTTGCCACTATTATCGAGAAATTCCATCTCCGTTATCCGAAGGTCGACATCAAGGTGGAGGAAAAGGGCGGCAAATCCATTGAAACCCATGTGGAAAGCGGGGAACTGGACGCCGGGATCGTCATATTGCCGGTCGAGACGGCCAGCTTGTTCTACATGCAGCCTTTGCTGGAGGAACGCCTGATGGTAGTAACAGACCGCGACCATCGCTTGGCCGGAGAGAAGCGGGTGACGTTAACCGAATTGGAGGAAGAGCCTTTTATCTTGTTTGTCCAGGATTTCCGGCTGCATCATTTGGTCAAGGAGGCCTGCCTGAAAACCGGCTACACGCCTAAAATCGTATTTGAAAGCTCGCAGTGGGATTTTATGACGGAGATGGTAGCCGCCCGTTTGGGCATTACGCTGCTGCCGGAGACGGTATGCCATTCGCTCGATACGAAACGGTTTGCCGTCATCGAACTGGATCATACCGATCTGCGCTGGCGCCTTGCCATGATCTGGAACAAAGAGAAGTACATGTCTTTTGTCGGCAGGGAATGGGTAAAATTTGTGCAGGAGCATTTTGATCGTCAGGAGGAGAGGGCAGAGGGATAA
- a CDS encoding heavy metal translocating P-type ATPase, protein MNEYRVKGLSCSNCAAELERQIKKLEHGGSAVLSYNSGKLKLDPQISLEAVERILRSDGASLARPEAAESHTSPPPAEQRHKGSAAAAAPDGGMQSRVRLHSGADAHRHAQGDDRHGSIAYGGADTHDAHGHAYGADDAQGHSHADGHGRTVLTLLIVSAILYGTALLLDGTLPKPALIAIYIVAAGLSGYSTFARGVKNLLRFRFNIDTLMTIALVGAAAIGEWKEASLVAILFGLNELLEGYGMETTRRSMESLLNTAPSTAIRLQDGREAVIPVRQLQIGDIVIIKPGSKIPSDGVIEQGASSVNEAAITGESLPVDKQAGDRVFGGSVNNEGALRVRIEKAYEDSSLARILHLVEEAQDTKTPTELFINRFAQYYTPFIMLVAALVMVIPPLFIGKPWHDWLYQGLSVLIVGCPCALILSSPIAIVSGIARNARNGILVKGGVYLEQLGHVDIMAFDKTGTLTKGEPHVVATTMYNAELFYRVAGAIERTSSHPLAKAVMKELDRLQMDYPAAEQVTALPGSGMKAVVEGAEYWIGNEAVIRSLGIAIPEPQQSCAAEWKSQGLTLVLAASKTELLGMFGIADEIRSESRAMMASLHRSGIKRTVMLTGDHGVTAANVADAVGVTEYYAGLLPDEKAAKIRELSAQGRVAMIGDGINDAPALASASLGIAMGKGTDSAIETADIVLMQDHIGKLPAAISLSKRVNWLIRFNLSVALGLKLIALLLTIPGWLTLWIAILSDMGATVFVTLASLTILLSPKARREAKIDI, encoded by the coding sequence ATGAACGAATATCGCGTTAAAGGGCTGTCCTGCAGCAACTGCGCAGCAGAACTCGAACGCCAAATCAAAAAGCTGGAGCATGGCGGCAGCGCCGTACTTAGCTACAATTCGGGAAAGCTTAAATTGGATCCGCAAATATCGCTGGAAGCGGTAGAACGTATTTTAAGAAGCGACGGCGCCTCTCTGGCGCGTCCGGAAGCAGCGGAGAGCCACACTTCCCCGCCGCCGGCGGAACAGCGCCACAAGGGCAGCGCAGCTGCTGCAGCGCCTGACGGCGGCATGCAAAGCCGCGTGCGCTTGCATAGCGGCGCAGACGCGCATCGCCATGCCCAGGGCGATGACAGGCACGGCTCCATCGCCTATGGCGGGGCTGATACGCACGATGCGCACGGTCACGCCTATGGAGCCGATGATGCGCAAGGCCATTCCCATGCCGATGGGCATGGCCGCACTGTTTTAACGCTGCTCATTGTGTCTGCCATATTATACGGGACAGCCCTGTTGTTGGATGGTACGCTGCCGAAGCCCGCTCTCATCGCTATTTATATTGTTGCTGCCGGACTTAGCGGTTATTCAACCTTCGCGCGCGGCGTCAAAAACCTGCTCCGCTTCCGTTTTAATATTGATACGCTGATGACGATTGCGCTTGTTGGCGCGGCTGCAATCGGCGAATGGAAAGAAGCATCGCTTGTTGCCATTTTATTCGGGCTGAATGAGCTTCTGGAAGGCTACGGCATGGAAACGACGCGCCGTTCGATGGAATCGCTGCTGAATACGGCGCCGAGCACCGCGATACGGCTTCAGGACGGCCGCGAAGCTGTCATACCTGTCCGCCAGCTGCAAATCGGGGATATCGTAATCATTAAGCCGGGATCGAAGATCCCTTCCGACGGCGTCATCGAGCAAGGGGCAAGTTCTGTGAACGAAGCCGCTATTACAGGAGAGTCTTTGCCTGTCGACAAGCAGGCGGGAGATCGCGTATTTGGCGGGAGTGTCAACAATGAAGGCGCACTGCGGGTGCGAATTGAAAAAGCATACGAGGATTCTTCTCTCGCCCGTATTCTTCATCTCGTCGAGGAAGCGCAAGATACCAAAACGCCAACCGAGCTGTTTATTAACCGTTTTGCCCAATATTACACCCCTTTTATTATGCTGGTCGCCGCGCTTGTCATGGTTATCCCCCCGCTGTTTATCGGCAAGCCATGGCATGACTGGCTTTATCAGGGGCTGTCGGTTCTGATCGTCGGCTGCCCTTGCGCCTTGATATTGTCTTCGCCGATTGCGATCGTTTCCGGCATTGCCCGGAACGCAAGAAACGGTATATTGGTCAAAGGCGGCGTATATTTGGAGCAGCTTGGCCATGTCGATATTATGGCTTTTGACAAAACCGGTACTTTAACCAAAGGCGAACCTCATGTCGTCGCAACAACTATGTACAATGCGGAACTTTTCTACCGGGTGGCGGGCGCAATCGAAAGAACCTCCTCTCATCCGCTGGCAAAAGCGGTCATGAAGGAGCTGGACCGGCTGCAAATGGATTATCCCGCTGCGGAGCAAGTCACCGCTTTGCCGGGAAGCGGCATGAAAGCCGTCGTCGAAGGCGCTGAATATTGGATTGGTAATGAAGCGGTTATCCGCAGCCTGGGCATCGCCATTCCCGAACCTCAGCAAAGCTGCGCCGCCGAATGGAAAAGCCAAGGGCTGACGCTTGTCCTGGCGGCAAGCAAAACGGAACTGCTCGGCATGTTCGGGATTGCCGATGAAATCCGCAGCGAAAGCCGTGCGATGATGGCATCCCTGCACCGCAGCGGCATCAAACGGACGGTCATGCTGACCGGCGACCATGGCGTAACGGCGGCCAACGTAGCGGATGCCGTAGGCGTAACCGAATATTACGCCGGCCTTCTGCCGGATGAAAAAGCGGCCAAAATCAGAGAGTTGTCCGCACAAGGGCGTGTAGCCATGATCGGCGACGGCATCAATGACGCTCCCGCTCTGGCATCCGCCAGCCTCGGCATCGCTATGGGGAAAGGCACCGACAGCGCGATCGAAACAGCGGACATCGTATTGATGCAGGACCACATAGGCAAGCTGCCGGCGGCCATATCGCTTTCCAAACGAGTGAACTGGCTGATCCGCTTTAACCTTAGCGTCGCATTGGGGCTTAAGCTTATTGCGCTGCTGCTCACCATTCCAGGCTGGCTGACACTCTGGATCGCCATATTGTCCGACATGGGCGCTACTGTATTTGTAACCTTGGCAAGTTTGACGATATTGCTGTCCCCTAAAGCGCGCCGCGAAGCAAAGATTGATATTTAA
- the add gene encoding adenosine deaminase, which translates to MTEWNEQLLKALPKIDLHVHLDGSVKPETLRELADAQGMPLPEGELTGSMQVDEQCESLVDYLSKFSFVLPFLQTAEALERVAYEVVEQAKEQNCLYIEVRFAPLLHTQQGLSAAEAIRLVVAGLQRAEAELGVPARAIAICMRHDTPERSKEVIQAAAEWHGKGVAAVDLAGDEAGYPPELHRELFELARRLKLPVTIHAGEAGGADNVRTAIEQLGALRIGHGVRMQEDPSVVELVQRRRIPLEMCPLSNIQTKAVSGWEVYPIRSYMQQGILVTVNTDNMTVSGTTMTNEYALLAEKLGFSGKELAQLSLNAADAAFLEEPAKSALKRQMMQKLAELGLEPAEI; encoded by the coding sequence ATGACCGAATGGAATGAACAGCTGCTGAAAGCATTGCCGAAAATTGATTTGCATGTCCATTTGGACGGGAGCGTGAAGCCGGAAACTTTAAGAGAGCTGGCGGATGCCCAAGGCATGCCTTTGCCGGAAGGAGAACTGACCGGCAGCATGCAAGTGGATGAACAATGCGAAAGCCTCGTTGATTATTTAAGCAAGTTCAGCTTTGTGCTGCCTTTTTTGCAAACGGCTGAAGCGCTGGAGCGCGTCGCCTACGAAGTTGTGGAACAAGCCAAGGAGCAAAACTGCCTATACATTGAAGTCCGCTTTGCACCGCTGCTCCATACACAGCAAGGATTGTCTGCGGCAGAGGCAATCCGCCTCGTTGTCGCCGGCCTTCAGCGGGCGGAAGCCGAGCTGGGCGTTCCGGCGCGGGCGATTGCGATTTGCATGCGTCACGATACGCCAGAGCGCAGCAAGGAAGTTATTCAAGCGGCTGCCGAGTGGCACGGCAAAGGTGTCGCTGCGGTTGATTTGGCCGGAGACGAAGCCGGCTACCCGCCTGAGCTGCACCGGGAACTGTTTGAACTGGCGCGCAGGCTGAAGCTGCCGGTTACCATCCATGCAGGAGAAGCGGGGGGCGCAGACAATGTCCGGACGGCAATCGAACAGCTTGGCGCGCTGCGGATTGGCCACGGTGTCCGGATGCAGGAAGACCCGTCCGTTGTCGAGCTCGTCCAACGCCGCCGCATACCGCTAGAGATGTGCCCGCTTAGCAACATTCAGACGAAGGCAGTAAGCGGCTGGGAAGTTTATCCGATTCGTTCCTATATGCAGCAAGGCATTCTCGTAACTGTTAATACGGACAACATGACCGTATCCGGCACAACGATGACGAATGAATATGCGCTTTTGGCGGAGAAGCTTGGTTTCAGCGGGAAGGAGCTGGCCCAATTAAGTTTGAATGCGGCGGATGCGGCTTTTCTCGAAGAACCGGCCAAATCGGCGCTGAAGCGGCAAATGATGCAAAAGCTTGCCGAACTGGGGCTGGAGCCGGCGGAGATTTAA
- the allC gene encoding allantoate deiminase, whose translation MSMPMKQEAASLVIQLLEELGAIGADPDGGVTRLLYSPEWLQAQLFLAERMKQLGLEVRFDRVGNLYGKLQGRYQGSPVILTGSHIDTVRSGGYYDGAYGIAAGIAALTYLKDTYGEPNYTLEVVSFCEEEGSRFPLTYWGSGNVSGLYSWDGCPPITDRNQISLKEAMESSGFGKAELPEAVRDDLAAFVELHIEQGPVLEKMRKHIGIVEAIVGQRRYGITVRGETNHAGTTPMPMRKDALVGAAEMMMQLEADALLYGEPLVATVGRVEAVPNVPNVVPGEVAFTVDIRHHDEQVLEEFSSQILGKFKEIAKWRGLEMSEVSWLEAKPAPMHKALGDRLEKISGDLSLSYRRLVSGAGHDAQLFSAVCPTAMLFVPSKGGVSHSPEEYTAPEELAEGVSVLAALLYEMAYEEKLP comes from the coding sequence ATGAGTATGCCTATGAAGCAGGAGGCCGCCTCCTTGGTTATTCAGCTTCTTGAGGAGCTTGGCGCGATTGGGGCTGACCCGGATGGCGGTGTGACGCGGCTTCTGTATTCGCCGGAATGGCTGCAGGCGCAGCTGTTTTTGGCGGAGCGGATGAAGCAGCTTGGCTTGGAAGTGCGGTTCGACCGGGTCGGCAATTTATACGGGAAGCTGCAAGGCAGATATCAGGGCAGCCCTGTCATTTTGACTGGCTCCCATATTGATACGGTTCGTTCAGGCGGCTATTATGACGGTGCGTATGGCATTGCCGCAGGCATTGCGGCTTTAACTTATTTGAAAGATACGTACGGCGAGCCGAACTATACGCTGGAGGTGGTATCGTTTTGCGAAGAAGAAGGAAGCCGGTTCCCGCTGACCTATTGGGGCTCCGGCAATGTGAGCGGTCTGTATTCGTGGGACGGGTGCCCTCCTATTACCGACAGGAATCAAATCTCCTTGAAGGAAGCAATGGAATCATCCGGCTTCGGCAAAGCTGAACTTCCGGAAGCGGTCCGCGATGATCTGGCGGCTTTTGTGGAGCTCCATATCGAACAAGGGCCGGTATTGGAAAAAATGCGCAAGCATATCGGCATTGTAGAAGCTATAGTCGGGCAGCGCCGTTATGGCATTACGGTTCGCGGAGAAACGAATCATGCCGGCACAACGCCAATGCCAATGCGCAAAGATGCGCTTGTCGGCGCAGCGGAAATGATGATGCAGCTGGAGGCGGATGCTTTATTGTACGGGGAGCCGCTCGTGGCGACGGTTGGCCGGGTTGAGGCAGTGCCGAATGTGCCGAATGTCGTGCCGGGCGAGGTCGCTTTTACCGTTGATATCCGTCATCACGACGAGCAAGTGCTGGAGGAATTCAGCAGCCAGATACTAGGCAAATTCAAGGAGATTGCTAAATGGCGCGGGCTGGAAATGTCCGAGGTTTCGTGGCTGGAAGCCAAACCTGCTCCTATGCATAAAGCGCTGGGAGACCGCCTGGAGAAAATATCCGGCGATTTATCGCTTTCTTACCGCCGGCTGGTCAGCGGCGCCGGCCATGACGCCCAGCTTTTCTCCGCCGTTTGCCCGACAGCGATGTTGTTCGTGCCAAGCAAAGGAGGCGTCAGCCACTCGCCGGAAGAATATACGGCTCCGGAGGAGCTGGCGGAAGGCGTGTCGGTGCTGGCTGCACTGCTATACGAAATGGCTTATGAGGAGAAATTGCCATGA
- a CDS encoding pyridoxal-phosphate-dependent aminotransferase family protein has protein sequence MTKEFSPSPRTIMTPGPVEVDPRVLRAMSYPILGQFDPEFTSLMNETMVMLRELFQTSNQWAYPVDGTSRSGIEAVLTSLIEPGDRVLVPIYGRFGHLLYEIAERCGAEVIAMEQEWGAVFEPQQVIEAIRKEKPAIVAMVHGETSTGRIQPLEQIGKACRELDVLLVVDAVATIGGVPVETDNWCLDAVIGGTQKCLSVPAGMAPVTYNERVERKILSRKRVERGLRTGLVPEAYADETKLIRSNYLDLSQLQDYWSPARLNHHTEMTSMLYGLHEGLRLVLAEGLEARFARHRRHEQALTAGLTAMGLSLYGDCACKLPVVTCVDIPDGVDGEAVRRMLLDRFGIEIASSFGALKGKIWRIGTMGYSCSMKNVLHLLGALEAVLLRFGAAVHPGAALAAALDAYDESAAGEPAHAVK, from the coding sequence ATGACTAAGGAATTTTCGCCTTCGCCGCGCACGATAATGACACCAGGGCCGGTTGAAGTAGATCCTAGAGTATTGCGAGCGATGTCGTACCCGATATTAGGACAATTCGATCCTGAGTTCACATCGCTTATGAACGAGACGATGGTAATGCTGCGCGAGCTGTTTCAGACATCCAACCAATGGGCGTATCCGGTGGACGGCACTTCGCGTTCCGGCATTGAAGCGGTACTCACCAGCCTGATCGAGCCGGGCGACCGGGTACTTGTTCCGATTTACGGCCGGTTTGGCCATTTGCTGTATGAAATTGCGGAGCGCTGCGGCGCCGAAGTGATTGCCATGGAACAGGAATGGGGCGCCGTGTTTGAACCGCAGCAAGTAATCGAAGCTATCCGCAAGGAAAAACCGGCGATTGTCGCTATGGTGCACGGCGAAACATCTACGGGACGCATCCAGCCGCTTGAGCAGATTGGCAAAGCTTGCCGCGAGCTTGATGTGCTGCTTGTCGTCGATGCGGTGGCTACAATCGGCGGCGTTCCGGTTGAAACCGATAACTGGTGCCTCGATGCGGTCATCGGCGGCACGCAAAAATGTTTGTCCGTTCCCGCCGGAATGGCGCCTGTCACGTATAACGAACGGGTTGAACGTAAAATTTTGTCGCGGAAAAGAGTCGAGCGAGGCTTGCGCACCGGCTTGGTTCCGGAAGCGTACGCCGATGAAACGAAACTTATCCGGAGCAACTATTTGGATTTAAGCCAGCTGCAGGATTATTGGAGCCCGGCGCGGCTGAACCATCATACCGAAATGACATCTATGCTTTACGGACTGCACGAAGGGCTTCGCCTTGTTCTGGCTGAAGGGCTTGAAGCACGGTTTGCAAGGCATCGGCGCCATGAACAGGCGCTGACAGCGGGCCTTACGGCGATGGGATTAAGCTTGTACGGTGACTGCGCCTGCAAGCTGCCGGTCGTCACCTGTGTCGATATTCCGGATGGGGTGGACGGCGAAGCGGTTCGACGGATGCTGCTCGACCGGTTCGGCATCGAAATCGCCAGCTCGTTTGGCGCGCTGAAGGGGAAAATATGGCGTATCGGCACGATGGGTTACAGCTGCAGCATGAAAAATGTGCTTCATTTGCTAGGTGCGCTGGAAGCGGTTCTGCTTCGCTTTGGGGCCGCCGTACATCCGGGGGCGGCACTGGCAGCCGCGCTGGATGCATATGACGAATCCGCCGCCGGCGAGCCGGCGCACGCTGTAAAGTAA
- a CDS encoding GNAT family N-acetyltransferase, with the protein MIRPAVLNDAAEIARLSGQLGYPVSSSQIEERLIQTKGADHAVYVMDEGDHLLGWVHANTRFLIESAPFVEICGLVVDQTRRGSGIGRQLVQACEQWAAESGYTKIRVRTNQIRTDALKFYTRVGFELNKSQHVLDKGIGRL; encoded by the coding sequence ATGATCAGACCCGCCGTTTTAAACGATGCTGCCGAAATCGCCCGGCTCTCCGGGCAGCTTGGATATCCGGTATCCTCCTCACAAATCGAAGAAAGGCTTATTCAAACAAAAGGTGCTGACCATGCCGTTTACGTCATGGACGAAGGGGATCATCTGCTTGGCTGGGTTCATGCCAATACGAGGTTTTTAATCGAATCCGCCCCTTTTGTTGAAATTTGCGGGCTGGTCGTTGATCAGACCCGGCGCGGAAGCGGGATCGGCAGGCAGCTTGTGCAAGCATGCGAGCAATGGGCGGCGGAATCCGGTTATACGAAGATAAGGGTCCGCACGAACCAAATCCGGACGGATGCCCTGAAGTTTTATACGCGGGTCGGATTTGAGCTGAACAAGTCGCAGCATGTGCTGGACAAAGGGATTGGCCGGCTTTAA
- a CDS encoding SDR family NAD(P)-dependent oxidoreductase, producing the protein MNILITGAGRGLGLHLAAEALRRGHSVIAAVRNAAADGALAKLEQQYKGRVAYAAFDVTDEQAIAQFAADASEAGITVDAVINNAAILTERSASIETLNMDEVARSFEINVFGPMKVVKHVLPLMNGTSGAIVNISSEAGSLHNAYGGDYPYAMTKTALNMFTEQLRHAVKERGIAVYSVHPGWIRTDMGASKHPGTRKTARQAFSILQRGK; encoded by the coding sequence ATGAATATTTTAATTACCGGGGCCGGACGAGGATTAGGCCTGCATTTGGCTGCCGAAGCGCTTAGACGGGGGCATTCTGTGATTGCAGCAGTCCGCAATGCGGCGGCAGACGGCGCATTGGCAAAGCTTGAACAGCAGTATAAAGGGCGGGTTGCCTATGCCGCATTTGATGTGACTGACGAGCAGGCGATCGCGCAGTTTGCCGCCGATGCTTCGGAAGCAGGGATTACAGTAGACGCGGTCATAAACAATGCCGCCATATTAACAGAGCGCAGTGCTTCTATCGAAACGCTGAACATGGATGAGGTGGCGCGTTCATTCGAGATTAATGTGTTTGGCCCGATGAAAGTGGTCAAGCATGTACTGCCGCTTATGAATGGGACATCCGGCGCTATCGTTAATATATCTTCGGAAGCCGGCAGCCTGCACAATGCTTATGGCGGCGACTATCCGTATGCCATGACCAAAACGGCTCTGAACATGTTTACGGAACAGCTAAGGCATGCTGTAAAAGAACGGGGCATTGCGGTTTACAGCGTACATCCCGGATGGATCCGGACCGATATGGGGGCGAGCAAGCACCCGGGGACCCGCAAAACAGCGCGTCAGGCATTCTCGATATTGCAGAGGGGAAAATAA
- a CDS encoding HPr family phosphocarrier protein, producing the protein MRVHEFMVNHTLEREDLMAISQKAARFTADIILKFQFSDVEHSVDVKSLLGIMLLPIHQGVTVRLETKGKDELEALEFVLPLLEKR; encoded by the coding sequence ATGAGAGTGCATGAATTTATGGTCAATCATACGCTTGAACGGGAAGACCTGATGGCTATTTCGCAGAAAGCCGCCCGGTTTACAGCAGACATTATCCTGAAGTTTCAATTTTCGGATGTAGAGCATTCCGTTGATGTGAAAAGCTTGCTGGGCATTATGCTTCTTCCAATTCACCAAGGCGTTACGGTTCGGCTGGAGACGAAGGGGAAAGATGAGCTGGAAGCATTGGAATTTGTATTGCCTCTTTTGGAGAAACGTTAA
- a CDS encoding Nramp family divalent metal transporter, with amino-acid sequence MADESMTVESGWKTSEKPASLPEVHRSMKVPKTGSVFRKFLAFAGPGYLVAVGYMDPGNWATDIAGGSMFGYSLLSVILLSNLMAIVLQALAGKLGIATGRDLAQACREHYSKPVSIVLWVLCELAIAACDLAEVIGTAIALNLLFGIPVLYGVIITVVDVFIILLLQHKGFRYIEAFVITLIGTIAVCFGLELFWSKPEFAAVMNGFIPRTESVTNPASLYLAIGILGATVMPHNLYLHSSIVQTRQFDRTPQGKRQAIRYSTWDSTIALFFALLINAAILIIAAATFHKAGMTEVAEIGDAYHLLAPMLGTTLASIMFGVALLASGQNSTLTGTLAGQIVMEGFLNIRLPQWLRRLVTRLIAVIPAVIVTAMYGEKGTNDLLILSQVILSFQLSFAVVPLITFTSSRKMMGEFANRLWLKVTAWAIAVIIIVLNVILLLQTFFGQSLFG; translated from the coding sequence ATGGCTGATGAATCCATGACCGTAGAGAGCGGCTGGAAAACATCCGAGAAACCTGCAAGCCTGCCAGAAGTTCATCGATCAATGAAAGTGCCCAAAACCGGTTCGGTTTTTCGTAAATTTCTTGCATTTGCAGGACCAGGCTACCTTGTAGCGGTAGGCTACATGGACCCGGGCAACTGGGCGACGGACATTGCCGGCGGTTCGATGTTCGGCTATTCGCTGCTTTCCGTTATTTTGCTGTCCAATCTGATGGCCATCGTGCTGCAGGCGTTAGCCGGCAAGCTTGGCATTGCGACAGGGCGCGATCTCGCTCAAGCGTGCCGTGAGCATTATAGCAAACCGGTATCCATTGTATTATGGGTACTATGCGAACTGGCGATTGCAGCGTGCGATCTCGCTGAAGTCATCGGGACCGCCATTGCTTTGAATTTGCTGTTTGGCATACCGGTTCTCTATGGTGTTATTATTACAGTCGTGGACGTTTTTATTATATTGCTGCTTCAGCACAAAGGGTTTCGGTACATTGAGGCGTTTGTCATCACACTGATCGGGACGATTGCGGTTTGCTTCGGCTTGGAGCTGTTCTGGTCAAAACCAGAATTCGCAGCCGTCATGAATGGATTTATTCCGCGTACGGAATCGGTGACGAATCCGGCAAGCTTGTATCTCGCTATTGGCATTTTGGGCGCGACTGTGATGCCGCATAACCTGTATTTGCATTCCTCCATCGTACAAACGAGGCAGTTCGACCGTACGCCGCAAGGAAAAAGGCAGGCTATCCGTTATTCAACATGGGATTCGACCATTGCGCTCTTTTTCGCTTTGCTGATTAATGCTGCGATTCTTATCATTGCAGCCGCGACATTCCATAAAGCCGGCATGACCGAGGTGGCGGAAATCGGGGATGCTTACCATCTGCTGGCGCCGATGCTGGGCACTACGCTCGCATCCATTATGTTTGGGGTTGCTTTGTTAGCTTCGGGGCAAAATTCTACACTGACCGGCACTCTGGCCGGCCAGATCGTCATGGAGGGCTTCCTGAACATCAGGCTGCCGCAATGGCTCCGACGCCTTGTTACCCGGCTCATTGCCGTTATACCGGCCGTTATCGTAACCGCGATGTACGGGGAGAAGGGCACCAATGATTTGCTTATTTTGAGCCAGGTAATATTGTCCTTCCAGCTTTCCTTTGCAGTTGTGCCGCTTATTACCTTTACAAGCAGCCGCAAAATGATGGGCGAATTCGCCAACCGGCTGTGGCTAAAGGTGACGGCTTGGGCAATTGCCGTTATTATTATCGTATTAAACGTGATTTTGCTGCTGCAAACTTTCTTCGGCCAATCCTTGTTCGGCTAA
- a CDS encoding ArsR/SmtB family transcription factor, whose product MTADSASSFRADERTAAELAELFKALGDPTRVKIIYALMKQELCVHELCIVLEMAQSAVSHQLRYLRNVRIVKRRKAGKTVYYSLDDEHVSEIFRLTLQHLEHLQED is encoded by the coding sequence ATGACGGCGGATTCCGCATCGTCTTTCCGGGCTGATGAACGGACTGCAGCCGAGCTGGCTGAACTGTTTAAGGCGCTGGGCGATCCGACAAGGGTCAAAATCATTTATGCGCTTATGAAGCAGGAACTGTGTGTCCATGAGTTGTGCATTGTGCTCGAGATGGCGCAGTCCGCCGTATCGCATCAGCTGAGGTATTTGCGCAATGTACGGATTGTAAAAAGAAGAAAAGCCGGCAAAACCGTCTATTACTCGCTGGACGATGAACATGTCAGCGAAATATTCCGGCTCACCTTGCAGCATCTTGAGCATTTGCAAGAAGACTAA